Proteins encoded in a region of the Deinococcus malanensis genome:
- a CDS encoding S1 RNA-binding domain-containing protein, translated as MVQLDSGAVAEGRITRVTDFGAFIQFENGETGLVHISQIAHSFVRNIHDHVREGETVEVKVLGRDERGRLDLSIKELLEEPEEIPRPRAIGRQSPQFEAKLRSFMRDAKERTTAGGGKKPATKRKK; from the coding sequence TTGGTGCAGCTTGATTCCGGTGCGGTCGCAGAGGGCCGTATCACGCGCGTAACAGACTTTGGCGCGTTTATTCAGTTCGAGAACGGCGAGACGGGCCTGGTGCACATCTCGCAGATTGCCCATTCGTTTGTGCGTAACATCCACGACCACGTTCGCGAAGGCGAGACGGTGGAAGTCAAGGTGCTTGGCCGCGACGAACGGGGCCGTCTCGACCTGTCGATCAAGGAACTCCTTGAAGAGCCCGAGGAAATTCCGCGTCCGCGTGCGATTGGGCGTCAGAGCCCTCAGTTTGAGGCCAAACTGCGCTCCTTTATGCGCGACGCCAAAGAACGCACCACTGCTGGGGGCGGCAAGAAACCGGCCACCAAGCGCAAGAAGTAA